In Mycobacterium stomatepiae, the following are encoded in one genomic region:
- a CDS encoding ESX secretion-associated protein EspG: MSGPLAPGRAGLVDDVVGVEVTIDGMLVIADRLNLIEFPAALGIRQNIPQDDLCKLVWDQVEKDLTAQGVLNELGHVHPTVAAIVDTLSRPDRTLEGRWWRGDVGSGVMVRFAVCRKGDRHVIAARHGELIALQLVAAQVGLAGMVTAVLGPATPANVEPLTGVASELAECTTAAQLAGLGVAPATARVYAEIVGNPDSWVEIIAGERHPGGTYTQTQVAAGVLDSPLGRLVSLPRRVHGELCGSFLSGSQENLQRTLDGLLEFLPSRAWLDHTPDDESEHADHTHASYRG, encoded by the coding sequence ATCTCCGGTCCCCTCGCCCCCGGCCGCGCCGGACTGGTAGACGACGTCGTCGGCGTCGAGGTGACTATCGACGGCATGCTGGTGATCGCCGACCGGCTCAACCTGATCGAATTCCCAGCGGCACTGGGGATCCGGCAGAACATCCCGCAAGACGATTTGTGCAAGCTGGTCTGGGATCAAGTGGAGAAGGACCTCACCGCACAGGGCGTGCTGAACGAATTGGGTCACGTCCACCCGACCGTGGCCGCGATCGTCGACACGCTCAGCAGGCCGGACCGGACCCTCGAGGGCCGGTGGTGGCGAGGTGACGTGGGCAGCGGCGTGATGGTCCGTTTTGCGGTGTGCCGCAAGGGCGATCGTCATGTCATAGCCGCACGGCACGGCGAGCTGATCGCGTTGCAACTGGTGGCGGCGCAAGTGGGTCTGGCGGGCATGGTGACGGCCGTGCTGGGCCCGGCGACGCCGGCCAACGTCGAACCGCTGACCGGTGTTGCGAGCGAACTGGCCGAATGCACCACGGCGGCCCAGCTGGCCGGTCTCGGCGTCGCCCCGGCCACCGCCCGCGTCTACGCCGAGATCGTCGGCAATCCGGATAGCTGGGTGGAGATCATTGCCGGGGAGCGTCACCCCGGCGGCACCTACACGCAGACCCAGGTCGCGGCGGGCGTCCTCGACTCCCCGCTGGGCCGGCTGGTGTCACTGCCCCGCCGCGTCCACGGCGAGCTGTGCGGAAGCTTTCTATCCGGCAGCCAAGAAAACCTGCAGCGGACGCTGGACGGACTGCTGGAATTCCTCCCGTCGCGCGCGTGGCTCGATCACACTCCAGATGACGAGTCCGAGCACGCCGACCACACCCACGCCTCCTATCGAGGCTGA
- a CDS encoding ESX-1 secretion-associated protein — translation MANNLLVSPAILETLATKQEAAQKDAQAAADALNGTGSNCWLTHGVISGCSNGAFDTIEGIRKTAGKALGDASLLMAAKLRSAKAAYEGVDSELAGNLNKQLLDK, via the coding sequence ATGGCAAATAATCTACTCGTCTCACCGGCGATCCTCGAGACGCTGGCGACCAAACAGGAAGCGGCACAGAAGGATGCACAGGCTGCCGCCGACGCGCTGAATGGCACCGGAAGCAACTGCTGGCTTACGCACGGCGTCATCAGCGGGTGCTCCAACGGGGCTTTCGACACCATCGAGGGCATCCGCAAGACCGCGGGCAAGGCGCTGGGCGACGCCAGCCTGCTGATGGCCGCGAAGCTGCGTAGCGCCAAGGCGGCGTACGAAGGTGTTGACAGCGAGCTGGCTGGCAACCTCAACAAGCAACTGCTCGACAAATAA
- a CDS encoding EspA/EspE family type VII secretion system effector, translating to MKSFGSGVTAASTSDWANLGASAATIVGKGLIYAGKQNAVLAKALKDSGTKCLPTPTAIVDAAALAVTIVDLLNGFGSPNSGSAVSTAADKLNLFLKDLDPASIPDPRDWSGDAATAYINQVNTLKGFVDKMKEYDQTLKGYLSKQAGEVKQAHLCCTVNVAVLTAAAGIALALYLIPIAGPGISQAWQIVAAFACCAAVFVVEMLALSSSMGIANDCSTLGQKYVQLGKDVGTQLAGNYDRIQGKVASETSSKLSGFRAVSDGLTDCSFASATPSVNKLAAEAGDKVSPEQKALLGASTDKAGAAKTSETKTDSSTKTGDKTPAPAAFTPPSLAQIGQASQGLNQVGQTLGQGMQQIQSLAQSAKGSAPAAAPVPAHDVSDVKDDEDKKKEDDANSDAETGAAAGKGGGTERAPVDAAAPAAAGRERLL from the coding sequence GTGAAGAGCTTTGGTTCCGGTGTCACTGCTGCCTCGACGAGTGACTGGGCCAACCTGGGTGCGAGCGCTGCCACGATCGTCGGCAAGGGGCTCATCTATGCGGGCAAACAGAATGCGGTCCTAGCAAAGGCGTTGAAGGACAGCGGAACAAAGTGTCTGCCTACGCCGACGGCCATTGTTGACGCCGCCGCGCTGGCCGTCACGATCGTCGACTTGCTTAACGGATTTGGAAGCCCCAACTCGGGGTCGGCCGTTTCCACCGCTGCGGACAAACTCAACCTATTCCTCAAAGATTTGGACCCCGCGAGCATTCCGGATCCGCGGGACTGGAGCGGCGACGCCGCGACGGCCTACATCAACCAGGTCAACACGCTCAAGGGTTTCGTCGACAAGATGAAGGAGTACGACCAGACCCTGAAGGGCTACCTGAGCAAGCAGGCGGGCGAGGTCAAGCAGGCACACCTGTGCTGCACGGTCAACGTCGCCGTGCTGACCGCTGCCGCGGGTATTGCCCTGGCCTTGTACCTGATCCCGATCGCGGGCCCGGGCATCTCGCAGGCGTGGCAGATCGTCGCCGCCTTCGCGTGCTGTGCGGCGGTCTTCGTCGTCGAGATGCTCGCGCTGTCGAGCTCGATGGGTATCGCCAACGACTGCTCGACCCTGGGCCAGAAATACGTCCAGCTGGGCAAGGACGTGGGCACGCAGCTGGCAGGCAACTACGACAGGATCCAGGGCAAGGTCGCCTCGGAGACCTCGTCCAAGCTGTCCGGCTTCCGCGCCGTCTCCGACGGCCTGACGGACTGCTCCTTCGCGTCCGCGACGCCGAGTGTCAACAAGCTGGCCGCCGAGGCGGGCGACAAGGTCTCGCCGGAGCAGAAGGCGCTGCTGGGCGCGTCGACCGACAAGGCGGGCGCCGCCAAGACCTCGGAGACAAAGACCGACTCGTCGACCAAGACGGGTGACAAGACACCCGCCCCGGCGGCGTTCACGCCGCCCAGTCTGGCTCAGATCGGGCAGGCGTCCCAGGGGCTCAACCAGGTCGGTCAGACCCTCGGCCAGGGCATGCAGCAGATTCAGTCGCTCGCCCAGTCCGCGAAGGGCTCCGCCCCCGCCGCGGCTCCGGTACCGGCGCACGACGTGAGCGACGTCAAGGATGACGAGGACAAGAAGAAAGAAGACGACGCGAACAGCGACGCTGAAACAGGAGCCGCGGCCGGTAAAGGCGGTGGCACCGAGCGTGCACCCGTCGACGCCGCGGCACCTGCCGCAGCCGGCCGCGAACGCCTCCTCTGA
- the espM gene encoding ESX-1 type VII secretion system transcriptional regulator EspM → MTESPPPQQKSSEESPTMSSAASTAPPALLVVHSGDTSHAIEPGRGVVTIGREPQAGVQIDDPQISQEHLRAEAANGEWRIVDSSPSGMFVDGLRTTSVTVTDKTIVRFGDPTAGKALTFEVVRPPKSVDQHEVDDSDEQGDKIAPIDLDPGVVRAGAAAAARRRELDISQRSLAADGIINAGALIAFEKGRSWPRERTRAKLEEVLQWPAGTIDRIRRGDAVADDPTPPAVPIDGPAAADNPVTDGAASLIAQAVVAAVDGCSLAIAALPPAADPEFTERSAPILADLRQLEAIAVRATRISQITPELIKALSAVRRHRDELMTLGANAPDAPLAQRLYAARRRANLSAQEIAQAAGVDEEMIVRAEDEEPLPAHVTAAIETLIGHID, encoded by the coding sequence ATGACGGAGAGCCCTCCGCCACAACAGAAGTCGAGCGAGGAATCACCGACGATGTCCAGCGCCGCCTCAACTGCCCCGCCAGCTCTGCTGGTTGTGCACAGCGGTGACACCTCGCACGCGATCGAACCCGGGCGCGGTGTGGTGACCATCGGCCGAGAGCCTCAGGCCGGTGTGCAGATCGATGATCCGCAAATCTCGCAGGAGCACTTGCGCGCCGAAGCCGCCAACGGGGAGTGGCGCATCGTCGACAGCAGCCCCAGCGGCATGTTCGTCGACGGGCTACGAACGACCTCCGTGACCGTCACCGACAAGACGATCGTCCGGTTCGGGGACCCCACCGCGGGGAAAGCCCTGACGTTTGAAGTCGTCAGGCCGCCGAAATCCGTCGACCAACACGAGGTTGACGATTCCGATGAGCAGGGGGACAAGATCGCGCCAATCGATCTGGATCCGGGCGTCGTTCGCGCCGGAGCCGCAGCCGCCGCGCGTCGCCGCGAACTGGACATCAGCCAGCGCAGCCTCGCCGCGGACGGGATCATCAACGCCGGCGCGCTGATTGCTTTCGAGAAGGGTCGCAGCTGGCCGCGCGAACGAACCCGCGCGAAGCTCGAGGAAGTGCTGCAGTGGCCCGCCGGAACCATCGATCGGATCCGCCGCGGCGATGCCGTCGCCGATGATCCCACCCCGCCGGCCGTGCCGATCGACGGTCCCGCGGCGGCCGACAATCCAGTGACCGACGGCGCCGCATCGCTGATCGCGCAGGCGGTCGTCGCCGCCGTGGACGGGTGCAGCCTGGCCATCGCCGCGTTGCCGCCCGCCGCGGACCCCGAGTTCACCGAGCGCTCGGCGCCCATCCTCGCCGATCTACGCCAACTCGAGGCGATCGCCGTCCGGGCGACCCGGATCAGCCAAATCACCCCGGAGTTGATCAAGGCCCTGAGCGCGGTTCGTCGGCACCGCGACGAATTGATGACGCTCGGAGCGAACGCTCCAGATGCACCACTGGCGCAGCGGTTGTACGCCGCGCGGCGCCGGGCCAACCTTTCGGCGCAAGAAATTGCGCAAGCGGCCGGCGTCGACGAAGAAATGATCGTGCGCGCGGAGGACGAGGAGCCTTTGCCCGCACACGTAACGGCCGCGATCGAAACGCTAATAGGGCACATCGACTGA
- a CDS encoding WhiB family transcriptional regulator encodes MTATLYNIPLGDNIPLGACTQDPDRWTTAPDAEAKALCRACPRRWLCARDAVESTGAEGLWAGVVIPESGRPRAFALNQLRSLAERNGYPVRETAKSA; translated from the coding sequence ATGACCGCGACGCTGTACAACATCCCGTTGGGCGACAACATCCCGTTGGGCGCCTGCACCCAGGACCCCGACCGTTGGACTACGGCTCCCGACGCCGAGGCGAAGGCCCTGTGCCGGGCTTGCCCTCGCCGGTGGCTGTGCGCTCGCGATGCCGTTGAGTCCACCGGCGCCGAAGGACTGTGGGCCGGCGTCGTGATTCCCGAGTCGGGCCGCCCGCGGGCGTTCGCCCTGAATCAATTGCGCTCACTGGCCGAGCGCAACGGCTACCCGGTGCGCGAGACGGCCAAATCGGCCTAA
- a CDS encoding nitroreductase/quinone reductase family protein produces MSEPQPPRYLKPMNKMMMAVQRLGIPTGPAMVLTVPGRRSGQPRSNPMTPFEFEGGLYAVAGYPGADWAANARAAGTGILARGRRSREVSIVELTAEQARPVLREFPKKVPVGVSFAKRSGMVRDGTSDEFEALAGRLAVFRFDPVASA; encoded by the coding sequence ATGTCCGAACCACAACCGCCGCGCTACCTCAAACCCATGAACAAAATGATGATGGCGGTGCAACGACTGGGGATACCGACCGGCCCCGCCATGGTGCTCACGGTGCCCGGCCGCAGGTCGGGCCAACCGCGCAGCAACCCGATGACGCCGTTTGAATTCGAGGGCGGCCTCTACGCGGTCGCGGGCTACCCGGGAGCGGACTGGGCGGCCAACGCCCGGGCAGCGGGTACCGGCATCCTGGCCCGGGGCCGGCGATCCCGGGAGGTCAGCATCGTCGAACTGACCGCCGAGCAGGCGCGCCCGGTGTTGCGGGAGTTCCCGAAGAAGGTCCCCGTTGGGGTGTCGTTTGCGAAGCGTTCGGGAATGGTCCGCGACGGGACTTCCGACGAATTCGAGGCGCTGGCGGGCCGGCTCGCCGTTTTCCGATTCGACCCGGTCGCTTCTGCGTAG
- a CDS encoding NmrA family NAD(P)-binding protein has translation MTIVVTGATGNVGRPLVAELAAAGADVRAITRSPGGARFPSGVEVLGTVAEALPGASAVFLNSRALGETLAQTVAACRSSGVTKLVALSAINADDDFSRQPSRFRGDRNREVEQLAVNSGLEWVSLRPTVFATNFAGMWAAQIRAGDVVAGPYAAASTAPIVESDIAAVAARALLTDELAGQRVPLTGPQALTNSELVEVIGAVLGRPLQYREIPAQAVRQRFVDLGFGAEFGDAYTAMLAETLHRPALVTHDVEKILGRAPQSFVQWVSEHRDLYTN, from the coding sequence ATGACCATCGTCGTCACCGGAGCGACCGGCAATGTCGGACGCCCCCTAGTTGCCGAACTTGCCGCCGCCGGCGCCGACGTGCGCGCCATCACCCGCTCGCCGGGCGGCGCCCGCTTTCCCTCCGGCGTCGAGGTGCTCGGCACGGTGGCCGAGGCACTGCCGGGAGCATCGGCGGTATTCCTGAACTCCCGCGCCCTCGGCGAGACTCTCGCGCAGACCGTCGCCGCATGCCGCAGCTCTGGAGTCACCAAACTGGTTGCCCTGTCGGCGATCAACGCCGACGACGACTTCTCGCGACAACCATCGCGCTTTCGCGGCGACCGTAACCGGGAGGTCGAACAGCTCGCCGTCAACTCGGGTCTGGAGTGGGTGAGCCTGCGGCCCACGGTCTTCGCGACGAACTTCGCCGGGATGTGGGCCGCACAGATCCGCGCCGGCGATGTGGTGGCCGGGCCGTATGCCGCGGCATCGACGGCGCCGATCGTCGAGAGTGACATCGCGGCGGTCGCGGCGCGAGCCCTGCTCACCGATGAGCTTGCCGGCCAGCGGGTTCCGTTGACCGGACCTCAGGCGCTGACCAACTCGGAGTTGGTGGAGGTAATCGGCGCGGTACTGGGGCGTCCGCTGCAGTACCGGGAGATACCCGCGCAGGCAGTGCGGCAACGCTTCGTCGACCTGGGTTTCGGCGCGGAGTTCGGCGACGCGTACACGGCCATGCTCGCCGAAACGCTGCACCGTCCCGCGCTCGTCACGCACGACGTGGAGAAGATCCTCGGCCGAGCGCCGCAGTCCTTCGTGCAGTGGGTGTCTGAGCACCGCGACTTGTACACGAACTAA
- the sigI gene encoding RNA polymerase sigma factor SigI — MNQSQPPTDQLADAWRRHRPYLVNLGYQILGDVGDAEDVAQEAFLRLSRTGPNEVDDIRGWLTVVTSRLCLDQVRSARVRYERLSDADHDDPGTHVAESRNLDPADRVTLDDEVRTALMEVLRRLSPGERVAFVLHDVFGVPFDTIAETVGRPVGTCRQLARRARSKFTAAQPNHSEVAPAEHQLVTERFITACANGDIAALTAVLDPTVWGVGTVLADPPPPPQINYGPHAVATNLMRYLGPGVTLVSGPAGQPVVLAFADRRLFAAIVLTMRGPLVGKIEAIADPSARFAAS; from the coding sequence ATGAACCAGTCGCAGCCGCCGACAGACCAGCTCGCCGATGCCTGGCGTCGTCACCGGCCCTATCTGGTCAATCTCGGATATCAAATCCTGGGCGATGTCGGCGACGCCGAAGATGTTGCGCAAGAGGCATTTCTGCGGCTATCGCGAACGGGCCCAAACGAGGTCGACGACATCCGCGGCTGGCTCACCGTCGTCACGAGCCGGCTCTGCCTCGATCAGGTGCGCTCGGCACGAGTGCGCTACGAGCGGTTGAGTGATGCCGACCACGACGACCCGGGCACCCACGTCGCGGAATCGCGGAACCTGGACCCGGCGGATCGGGTCACCCTTGACGACGAGGTCCGCACCGCGCTGATGGAAGTGTTACGGCGGCTCAGTCCCGGCGAACGGGTCGCGTTCGTATTGCACGACGTGTTCGGCGTCCCGTTCGACACGATCGCCGAAACCGTCGGGCGCCCGGTGGGCACCTGCCGTCAGCTGGCGCGGCGCGCGCGTTCGAAATTCACCGCGGCACAGCCGAATCACAGCGAGGTGGCCCCCGCTGAGCACCAGCTGGTCACCGAGAGGTTCATCACCGCCTGCGCCAACGGCGACATCGCCGCACTGACCGCAGTCCTGGACCCGACGGTCTGGGGGGTGGGCACCGTCCTTGCCGACCCGCCACCCCCGCCGCAAATCAACTACGGCCCGCACGCGGTGGCCACCAACCTGATGCGCTATCTGGGGCCGGGAGTCACCCTGGTCAGCGGTCCCGCCGGGCAGCCGGTGGTGCTCGCGTTCGCCGATCGCCGGCTCTTCGCCGCCATTGTGCTGACCATGCGCGGCCCGCTCGTCGGCAAGATCGAGGCGATCGCCGACCCGTCGGCCCGGTTCGCAGCCAGCTGA
- a CDS encoding MinD/ParA family ATP-binding protein, with translation MNERDEFLRDRLQPDRPSVPGPRPGGNRSAPPQAFPPPAQRPAPGRSFPPPHSPQPPQASPSAPPRPAGSLPRQPAQPSPPAPPRQHVAPPGPPRPGTAPAQPGAPVIAAPAPDAALVPLPGPELPDTGWRRILRLLTFGLVKLGPSPAQRQDAEFEAAIRTGFRGNHKVGVVGKGGVGKTSVAASVGSLFAELRRGQDHVVAIDADTAFGRLSSRIDPRSTSSFWELTADKNLETFTDIAARVGRNSVGLHVLAGEPASGPRRVLDPAIYREAAARLDRHFTISVIDCGSTMDSPVTQEVLRDLDALIVVSSPWADGASAAARTMEWLSDQGMTDLLHNTIVVLNDSDGHADKRTRAQLAREFVDHGQPVVEVPYDPHLRPGGVIDVTHEMAGPTRRKLLQATALIAGFFGASPDRAPGSRPSGHEG, from the coding sequence ATGAACGAGCGCGACGAATTCCTGCGGGACCGTCTGCAGCCCGACCGGCCCAGCGTGCCCGGGCCCCGGCCCGGCGGCAACCGGAGTGCGCCACCGCAGGCATTTCCCCCACCCGCGCAGCGCCCCGCCCCGGGCCGGTCGTTTCCGCCGCCCCACTCACCCCAGCCACCCCAGGCGTCCCCATCAGCCCCGCCACGGCCCGCGGGGTCCCTACCACGTCAGCCAGCCCAGCCGTCCCCGCCAGCCCCGCCGCGCCAGCACGTCGCACCCCCTGGCCCGCCGCGCCCCGGCACGGCGCCTGCGCAGCCGGGCGCGCCTGTTATCGCGGCTCCGGCGCCCGACGCCGCCCTGGTGCCGCTCCCCGGCCCCGAACTCCCCGACACCGGCTGGCGGCGCATCCTGCGGCTGCTCACCTTTGGACTCGTCAAGCTGGGTCCGTCGCCCGCACAACGCCAAGACGCCGAATTCGAAGCCGCCATCCGGACCGGTTTCCGGGGCAACCACAAGGTCGGCGTCGTCGGCAAGGGCGGAGTGGGGAAAACCTCCGTCGCCGCCAGTGTCGGGTCGCTGTTCGCCGAGCTCCGCCGGGGGCAAGACCACGTGGTGGCGATCGACGCCGATACCGCCTTCGGCCGGTTGAGCAGCCGAATCGATCCTCGGTCGACCAGTTCGTTCTGGGAACTGACCGCCGACAAGAACCTCGAGACCTTCACCGACATCGCCGCGCGGGTGGGCCGTAATTCGGTCGGGCTGCATGTGCTCGCCGGCGAACCGGCGTCCGGCCCGCGCCGGGTGCTCGATCCCGCGATTTACCGCGAGGCGGCGGCGCGGCTGGACCGCCATTTCACGATCTCGGTCATCGACTGCGGATCGACGATGGATTCGCCGGTCACCCAGGAAGTCCTGCGCGACCTGGATGCCCTGATCGTGGTGTCCTCGCCGTGGGCCGACGGGGCGTCGGCGGCCGCCCGGACCATGGAATGGCTATCGGATCAGGGCATGACCGACCTGTTGCACAACACGATCGTGGTGCTCAACGACTCCGACGGGCACGCCGACAAACGCACCCGGGCGCAGCTGGCCCGCGAGTTCGTCGATCACGGACAGCCGGTGGTCGAGGTGCCCTACGACCCGCATCTGCGCCCCGGCGGCGTCATCGACGTGACGCATGAGATGGCCGGCCCCACCCGGCGCAAGTTGTTGCAGGCCACCGCGCTGATCGCCGGGTTCTTCGGGGCGAGCCCTGACCGTGCACCCGGCTCCCGGCCGAGTGGCCACGAGGGCTGA